The following are from one region of the Blastocatellia bacterium genome:
- a CDS encoding IPT/TIG domain-containing protein translates to MGEAKFEIFASKSSNNGEIFSFPNAVVSDGGRNLFTTAATSDGKGTSYLAYESCSSGNCRIEIKRSQNGFDTFVDGATASGDLSFAIRPALATTGNGVIQAAMTVSLPGQGNRFEIFASTSNNNGDRFNTPKNVSRTTETSNDASILTINQQVYIAWRDLSTGDPDILLVKSTDQGNTFSQPTNITINNTISQLPTLVSDSSNSVYLMYQDEIDGNDEIYYLRVDGNAPPAMIDSFSPASGAIGTTLTIRGRELAQTSTITIGGEPAKFFFSSATEIVAIIPDKARSGIISLTTPNGVVNSKDNFTVTTPVLTLLAPIGKEKLKAGNSFVIRWQAENFDVASFDLLLSIDGGASFPMIITQNLVATDRMFTWVVPKIKTKTARVSLVARTQNGLTFTDNSKNNFKIKAK, encoded by the coding sequence TTGGGTGAAGCAAAATTTGAAATTTTTGCTAGTAAATCTTCTAATAATGGTGAAATTTTTTCATTTCCTAATGCAGTTGTAAGCGATGGTGGAAGAAATCTCTTTACTACAGCAGCAACAAGCGATGGTAAAGGCACTAGTTATTTAGCTTATGAAAGTTGTAGCAGTGGCAATTGTAGAATTGAAATAAAACGTTCTCAAAATGGTTTTGATACATTTGTTGATGGTGCAACGGCTTCAGGAGATTTAAGTTTTGCTATTCGCCCTGCGCTTGCTACTACAGGAAATGGTGTAATCCAAGCAGCAATGACAGTATCTTTACCTGGACAAGGAAATCGTTTTGAGATTTTTGCCTCAACTTCTAATAACAATGGAGATCGCTTTAACACTCCTAAAAATGTCTCACGTACTACAGAAACTTCTAATGATGCTAGTATCTTAACCATTAACCAACAAGTCTATATTGCATGGCGAGATCTTTCTACAGGAGATCCTGATATTTTGCTAGTTAAATCTACTGATCAAGGTAATACTTTTTCACAACCAACAAATATTACAATTAATAACACTATCTCACAGTTACCCACTCTAGTATCTGATTCTAGCAACAGTGTTTATCTAATGTACCAGGATGAAATTGATGGTAATGATGAAATTTATTACTTAAGAGTAGATGGAAACGCTCCTCCAGCAATGATTGATAGCTTTTCACCTGCTAGTGGGGCAATCGGAACAACTCTAACAATAAGAGGTCGTGAGCTAGCACAAACCTCAACTATAACCATTGGAGGAGAACCAGCAAAATTCTTTTTCTCTTCAGCAACAGAAATCGTTGCCATTATTCCAGATAAAGCAAGAAGTGGAATAATTTCTTTAACTACTCCAAATGGTGTAGTTAATAGTAAAGATAACTTCACAGTAACAACTCCTGTTCTTACTTTACTTGCTCCTATAGGAAAAGAAAAATTAAAAGCAGGAAATAGTTTTGTTATTCGCTGGCAAGCAGAAAACTTTGATGTTGCTAGCTTTGATCTGCTTTTATCAATAGATGGTGGAGCATCTTTCCCAATGATAATTACTCAAAATCTGGTTGCAACAGATAGAATGTTTACCTGGGTTGTACCAAAAATAAAAACCAAAACAGCACGAGTTTCATTAGTTGCACGTACGCAAAATGGTTTAACTTTTACAGATAACAGTAAAAATAATTTCAAAATTAAAGCTAAGTAA
- a CDS encoding c-type cytochrome, which produces MKKVKIFALLAFVFMLSLTLISPVMGQKKSTKKSSGSANVGAKIFKTECTTCHAGGKNVVEAEKTLELATLKKFGFNGPEDIKKRISEGAGVMPAYKDSLKPAEIDAVANYVWAQAQKGWK; this is translated from the coding sequence ATGAAGAAAGTAAAAATATTTGCGCTGCTGGCTTTTGTTTTTATGCTTTCCTTAACACTAATCAGCCCTGTAATGGGACAAAAGAAAAGCACTAAAAAAAGCAGTGGTTCAGCTAATGTAGGTGCAAAAATCTTTAAAACAGAATGTACAACTTGCCATGCTGGTGGCAAAAATGTAGTAGAAGCAGAAAAAACTTTAGAACTAGCAACATTAAAGAAATTTGGATTTAATGGCCCCGAAGATATTAAAAAACGTATTTCTGAAGGTGCTGGTGTTATGCCAGCTTATAAAGATAGTCTAAAGCCTGCTGAGATAGATGCTGTAGCCAATTATGTTTGGGCCCAGGCTCAAAAAGGCTGGAAGTAA
- a CDS encoding sigma 54-interacting transcriptional regulator has protein sequence MSHLKNGKFVNYTKENGLSDNFVRAIYPDIDGSVWIGTYGGGLCRLKENKFSDFTEKEGLPNNFLSSIIVDRRQNFWFSSNKGIFKIKKKDLEDFAEKRISQIYAVIYNIKDGMKSNECNGGTQPAAHLTKDNQIWFPTINGVVKIDAEKINLLPPPVFIEQLLVNKKEFLLSKENIIAPGNIDLEISYTALSFVNPEKVFFKYKLEGYDKNWVEVGSRRNAYYTNLSPGNYIFKVIACNNDGIWNETGTTLKFYIQPKFYQTKPFYLFCVVSIGLLGFVFYKGRVKHLIYQTKKLEKAVSERTLELNQHKNTLLLLNQDLEKVNENLLSVLNNLSVGVLVIDEKNLIEFFNETAEQIFNLEKQSVLHKNYLEILPLNKSDKIKLQYLIANPENKEKVTMKLNLEKEKECWAEVEVQTDPSRKSRKLIFFYDVSEIYDLRSLIKEPTLFQGIVGESSSIRVVCKQIQNLAKVDSTVLILGQTGTGKELVARAIHNLSERKKKPFIAVNTAGLTESVLTSQLFGHKRGSFTGAVADQIGFFEAAEGGTLFLDEIGDIPLNMQATLLRVLQEKEIIRLGETKPRKIDVRIITATHQNLYKAVEAKTFRQDLFYRISVANINLPALQERQEDIPLLVAYFLEMAVSTSKTPAKKINSDAMELLIEYNWPGNVRELKNAIDFAVIHSTNEIIQIDDLPPSLTKMEILLTEKNLTSYIQKNKEKANFSEKKRILEALAQANGNRAAAARILGIARSTLYRHLKELDLDS, from the coding sequence TTGAGCCATTTAAAAAATGGAAAATTTGTTAATTACACTAAAGAAAATGGTTTATCAGACAACTTTGTTAGAGCTATTTATCCAGATATTGATGGTAGCGTTTGGATTGGAACTTATGGAGGCGGACTTTGCCGTCTAAAAGAAAACAAATTTAGTGATTTTACAGAAAAAGAAGGACTTCCAAATAATTTTCTTTCCTCAATTATTGTTGATAGAAGACAAAATTTTTGGTTTAGCAGCAATAAAGGTATTTTTAAGATCAAGAAAAAAGACTTAGAAGACTTTGCAGAAAAAAGAATAAGCCAAATCTATGCAGTTATTTACAATATAAAAGATGGAATGAAAAGCAATGAATGTAATGGAGGAACACAACCTGCTGCACATTTAACAAAAGATAATCAAATATGGTTTCCTACAATTAATGGAGTTGTTAAAATTGATGCAGAAAAAATAAATCTGCTTCCTCCACCCGTTTTTATAGAACAACTACTAGTAAATAAAAAAGAATTTCTTCTTTCTAAAGAAAATATAATTGCGCCTGGCAACATAGATTTAGAAATTTCCTACACGGCTTTAAGTTTTGTTAATCCAGAAAAAGTATTTTTTAAGTATAAATTAGAGGGTTATGATAAAAATTGGGTTGAAGTTGGCTCAAGACGAAATGCTTATTACACAAATCTTAGCCCAGGAAATTATATATTTAAGGTGATAGCTTGTAATAATGATGGCATTTGGAATGAAACTGGAACTACATTAAAGTTTTATATTCAACCTAAATTTTACCAAACAAAACCTTTTTATTTATTTTGTGTTGTTTCTATTGGTTTATTAGGTTTTGTTTTTTACAAAGGCCGGGTTAAACATTTAATTTATCAAACTAAAAAACTAGAAAAAGCTGTCTCAGAAAGAACATTAGAACTTAATCAACATAAAAATACATTACTTTTACTTAATCAAGATTTAGAAAAAGTTAATGAAAATCTACTATCTGTTCTCAATAATTTAAGTGTAGGTGTTTTAGTAATTGATGAAAAAAATCTTATAGAGTTTTTTAATGAAACGGCAGAACAAATTTTTAATCTTGAAAAACAATCTGTCTTACATAAAAATTATCTAGAAATATTACCATTAAATAAATCAGATAAAATAAAGTTACAATATTTAATAGCAAATCCAGAAAATAAAGAAAAAGTGACAATGAAATTAAATCTGGAGAAAGAAAAAGAATGTTGGGCAGAAGTAGAAGTACAAACCGACCCTAGTAGGAAAAGCAGAAAATTAATCTTCTTTTATGATGTTTCAGAAATATATGATTTGCGCTCTTTAATAAAAGAGCCAACTTTATTTCAAGGAATTGTTGGAGAAAGTTCTAGCATACGTGTTGTTTGTAAACAGATTCAAAATCTAGCTAAAGTAGATAGTACAGTCTTAATTTTAGGCCAAACAGGAACAGGTAAAGAACTTGTGGCTCGTGCAATACATAACCTAAGCGAACGCAAGAAAAAACCTTTTATTGCTGTTAATACTGCTGGACTAACAGAATCAGTTTTAACTAGCCAGCTTTTTGGGCATAAACGAGGCTCTTTTACTGGTGCTGTAGCTGATCAAATAGGCTTCTTTGAAGCTGCTGAAGGTGGAACATTATTTCTTGATGAAATAGGTGATATTCCCCTAAATATGCAAGCTACACTTCTAAGAGTTTTACAGGAAAAAGAAATAATCCGATTAGGAGAAACAAAACCACGAAAAATAGATGTAAGAATAATTACTGCTACACACCAAAATTTATATAAAGCTGTAGAAGCAAAAACATTTCGTCAAGACCTATTTTATCGTATAAGTGTTGCAAATATTAATCTTCCAGCATTACAGGAACGACAAGAGGATATTCCTCTACTAGTAGCATATTTTTTAGAAATGGCAGTTTCTACATCTAAAACTCCTGCTAAAAAAATTAATTCTGATGCTATGGAACTACTTATAGAATATAACTGGCCCGGAAATGTTCGTGAGCTAAAAAATGCAATAGATTTTGCTGTTATACATTCTACAAATGAAATTATTCAAATTGATGATCTTCCTCCTTCATTAACTAAAATGGAAATCTTATTAACTGAAAAAAACCTTACCTCTTATATACAAAAAAATAAGGAAAAAGCTAATTTCTCAGAAAAGAAGCGCATTTTAGAAGCATTAGCCCAAGCTAATGGTAATCGTGCTGCTGCTGCAAGAATTTTAGGAATAGCTAGAAGCACTTTGTATAGACATCTAAAGGAATTAGACCTAGATAGCTAA
- a CDS encoding carboxypeptidase regulatory-like domain-containing protein, whose translation MKKFFTSLTLALILAFSSGQLVNVHAQSGATSASLTGNVIDEQGINIAGAIIKVKNLQTNFIREIASQEDGSYLLTQLNPGSYEIIITADGFTTQTTRLDLILGSTVLANFSLKIGATSEIIEVVASSSVDEGKTESSSNIDRGNIESLPINRRNFLDFSLTTPRAVTDRTPQQGITVSSMLAFNGQNARFNNITTDGLDNNEPVGGSVRSNFSQDAVQEFQVVSDSYSAEFGRALAGIVNIVTRGGGNELHGNTFLFLRNDTIAARDAFANIEPEFKQYQFGGLLSGPIKKEKAFYFLSFERLSIKQNNIITISDESVAAAKRQGFLLNNGPIPFSQATTSILARTDFKLNPNDTLWVRYNFGGSYNGAAEPFGGLIGETNGGVQKARENAIAFNNTYINAGLNLVNETRLLLSNRELDLSVIGDDPQVQIFAPEGRIVLGRSSFLPQLRDLDTGQFVNNTSLSRGRQQIKFGIDLKYIRFTAPLDFFARGLSVFTPLDLTPFTGTPTVLSGLQTFDPNTRTPEQRAALRNLAPVLAQVAPGFPANLNLENFSFPTFLAQGFSDRALETVAGRYYSPFIQNDIKISSNFTLKLGLRYDLNRIDFMPKNDGNFSPRVAFAYQPKKFPNARIHGGYGVFAGTPIYAIPFTLELLKRDQIKVLVVPFPFSILPFSLPKRGFPESPEIPSNATFVPQLSQTLVYDSNVRNGYTQQVNFGIDYSVKSSTISLSYAFVRGLKFLSNRNINPVVRPVPGNPVAGSITGRVDPTRGDVFEFESAYDSYYNAFTVTFKQKIASKFNVLAHYTFAKAIDNFVDFRIDVTQFNDTLKPALERSLSVQDVRSRFVFSGIWDINYGRSELLKNFRLSTIINAESGRPYNISAGADLNQSGDFPPNDRPLGLGRNVGITPGFFSVDFRLERKFTINERYQVQGFFEAFNLFNRVNISEINGIFPPDANGNFNLPAKDGSRFIAPPERFRSAFSPRQLQIGFRFSF comes from the coding sequence ATGAAAAAATTTTTTACCTCGTTAACCTTAGCTTTAATTTTGGCATTTAGTTCTGGACAACTAGTAAATGTACATGCTCAATCTGGTGCAACTTCAGCAAGTTTGACAGGCAATGTTATAGATGAGCAAGGCATTAATATTGCGGGAGCCATAATAAAAGTTAAAAACTTGCAAACCAATTTTATAAGAGAAATTGCTTCTCAAGAAGATGGTTCTTATTTGCTTACACAATTAAACCCTGGTAGCTATGAAATAATAATAACTGCTGATGGTTTTACCACTCAAACAACTCGCTTAGATTTAATATTAGGCTCTACAGTGCTAGCAAATTTTTCTTTGAAAATAGGTGCTACTTCAGAAATCATTGAAGTAGTTGCTAGTAGTAGTGTTGATGAAGGAAAAACAGAAAGTAGCAGCAATATTGATAGAGGTAATATTGAGTCTTTACCAATTAACCGACGCAATTTCTTAGATTTTTCCTTAACTACACCAAGAGCAGTTACAGATAGAACCCCACAACAAGGAATTACTGTTAGCTCAATGCTAGCTTTTAATGGGCAAAATGCCCGTTTTAACAATATTACTACTGATGGTTTAGATAATAATGAGCCTGTTGGAGGTTCTGTTAGGTCTAATTTTAGCCAAGATGCTGTACAGGAATTTCAAGTTGTTTCAGATAGCTATTCTGCTGAATTTGGCCGTGCTTTAGCAGGAATTGTTAATATTGTTACTCGCGGTGGTGGAAATGAATTACATGGTAATACATTTCTTTTCTTACGCAATGATACCATTGCTGCAAGAGACGCATTTGCTAATATTGAGCCAGAATTTAAGCAATATCAATTTGGCGGGCTTTTAAGCGGCCCAATCAAAAAAGAAAAAGCTTTTTATTTTCTTTCGTTTGAGCGTTTATCAATAAAACAAAATAATATTATTACTATCAGTGATGAATCTGTGGCTGCTGCCAAGCGTCAAGGATTTTTACTTAATAATGGGCCTATTCCATTTTCTCAAGCAACTACTTCTATACTTGCTAGAACTGATTTTAAGTTAAACCCTAATGATACCTTATGGGTGCGCTATAACTTTGGTGGCTCATATAATGGTGCGGCTGAACCTTTTGGAGGTTTAATTGGTGAAACTAATGGTGGAGTGCAAAAAGCTAGAGAAAATGCAATTGCTTTTAATAACACTTATATTAATGCTGGCCTTAATTTAGTAAATGAAACACGTCTACTACTGAGTAATAGAGAATTAGATTTATCTGTAATAGGCGATGATCCACAAGTACAAATATTTGCTCCTGAAGGAAGGATTGTATTAGGCCGAAGTTCTTTCCTACCACAGTTAAGAGATTTAGATACAGGTCAATTTGTTAATAACACGTCTCTTTCACGAGGCCGCCAACAAATAAAATTTGGTATAGACTTAAAATATATCCGTTTTACTGCACCTCTTGACTTTTTTGCTAGAGGTTTATCTGTATTTACCCCATTAGATTTAACTCCATTTACTGGTACTCCTACAGTTTTATCAGGGCTACAAACATTTGACCCAAACACACGCACTCCAGAACAAAGAGCAGCCTTAAGAAACCTTGCTCCCGTCTTAGCCCAAGTTGCACCAGGTTTTCCAGCAAATCTTAATTTAGAAAACTTCTCATTCCCTACTTTTCTTGCACAAGGGTTTTCTGACCGTGCATTAGAAACTGTTGCAGGTCGTTATTACTCCCCATTTATTCAAAACGACATAAAAATAAGCTCTAACTTCACCCTAAAACTAGGCTTACGTTATGACTTAAATCGCATAGATTTTATGCCTAAGAATGATGGAAATTTTAGCCCTAGAGTAGCTTTTGCTTATCAACCAAAAAAATTCCCTAATGCACGTATTCATGGGGGTTATGGCGTTTTTGCTGGAACACCAATTTATGCAATTCCATTTACTTTAGAACTCCTTAAACGTGATCAAATTAAAGTTTTAGTTGTTCCATTTCCTTTTTCAATCTTGCCCTTTTCTTTACCAAAACGAGGGTTTCCTGAATCTCCAGAAATACCTAGCAACGCTACTTTTGTTCCTCAACTTAGCCAAACTCTAGTCTATGACTCCAATGTACGTAATGGTTATACCCAGCAAGTTAATTTTGGCATAGATTATTCAGTAAAAAGCTCTACTATTTCTCTAAGCTATGCTTTTGTTCGCGGCCTTAAATTCTTATCCAACCGAAATATTAATCCTGTTGTTCGTCCAGTGCCAGGAAACCCAGTCGCAGGCTCAATTACAGGCAGAGTTGACCCAACGCGCGGAGATGTTTTTGAGTTTGAATCTGCTTATGATAGTTACTACAATGCTTTTACTGTAACATTTAAGCAAAAAATTGCTAGCAAATTTAATGTTTTAGCTCATTATACTTTTGCTAAGGCAATAGATAATTTTGTTGATTTTCGTATTGATGTAACCCAATTTAATGACACATTAAAACCTGCTTTAGAACGTTCTCTTTCTGTCCAAGATGTTCGTAGTCGTTTTGTTTTCTCTGGAATTTGGGATATTAACTATGGCAGATCTGAACTGCTTAAAAATTTCCGTCTCTCTACAATTATTAATGCTGAATCTGGCCGTCCTTATAATATTTCTGCTGGAGCAGATCTTAATCAATCAGGAGATTTTCCACCTAATGACCGTCCTTTAGGTTTAGGTAGAAATGTTGGCATTACTCCAGGGTTTTTTAGCGTGGATTTTCGTTTAGAACGTAAATTTACTATCAATGAACGCTACCAAGTTCAAGGCTTTTTTGAAGCATTTAACCTCTTTAATCGAGTTAACATTAGTGAAATAAATGGTATTTTCCCACCTGATGCTAATGGTAATTTTAATTTGCCGGCAAAAGATGGAAGCCGTTTTATTGCACCACCTGAGCGGTTTCGTAGTGCATTTTCTCCTCGCCAACTACAAATTGGTTTTAGATTTTCATTCTAA
- a CDS encoding aminotransferase class V-fold PLP-dependent enzyme — MTPEEFRQFGYKIIDWIADYRENLSDKRVMSDVLPSQISKQLPSNPPNKAESFEQILSDLNKILLPGITHWNHPSFFAYFPSNATLVSVLGELLSAGLGVQGMSWQTSPAATELEEVVMNWLRQMIGLPESFVGVIQDTASTATLVALLCAREKSSNHSQNIAGLQGEDSPLVIYTSEQSHSSVTKAALLAGFGKNNLRLIDTDKNYSMQVELLASAIKQDLANGLKPSAIIATVGTTNTTAVDPIKEIAEIAEKYNIWLHIDAAMSGSAMILPECRYMWDGVEKADSILFNPHKWLGVAFDCTAYFVRDPQHLIRVMSTNPTYLQTNVDGQVNNFRDWGIQLGRRFRALKLWFLIREQGVSGLQGRIKRDLDNANWLKEQIETNPEWEIVAPVLFQTLCIRHIPKPNMDEQAIATHNLAWVKRINDSGKAYLTPSIVKGKQIVRISIGAEMTTKVEVENLWYLIQQVVKES, encoded by the coding sequence ATGACACCAGAAGAATTCCGCCAATTTGGTTATAAAATAATTGATTGGATTGCAGATTATCGAGAAAATCTATCTGATAAACGTGTAATGTCAGATGTCCTACCCTCACAAATTAGTAAACAATTACCTTCTAACCCTCCAAATAAAGCAGAAAGCTTTGAACAAATATTATCAGACTTAAATAAAATATTATTACCAGGCATTACCCATTGGAATCATCCTAGTTTTTTTGCTTATTTTCCATCAAATGCTACATTAGTTTCTGTCCTAGGAGAATTACTAAGTGCTGGATTAGGTGTACAAGGAATGAGTTGGCAAACTAGCCCAGCAGCTACAGAGCTAGAAGAAGTAGTAATGAATTGGCTAAGGCAAATGATTGGGCTACCAGAAAGTTTTGTCGGAGTTATTCAAGACACAGCTTCTACAGCTACATTAGTAGCTTTACTTTGTGCGCGTGAAAAAAGTAGTAACCATAGTCAAAACATAGCAGGGCTTCAAGGCGAGGATTCACCTTTAGTTATTTACACCTCTGAACAAAGCCATAGTTCTGTTACTAAAGCAGCACTTCTTGCAGGTTTTGGTAAAAATAACTTACGTTTAATTGATACAGATAAAAACTATTCAATGCAAGTTGAATTATTAGCTAGTGCAATTAAACAAGATTTAGCAAATGGACTTAAGCCTTCTGCTATTATAGCTACAGTAGGAACAACTAACACAACTGCTGTAGATCCAATTAAAGAAATAGCTGAAATAGCTGAAAAATATAATATTTGGCTACATATTGATGCAGCAATGTCAGGCTCAGCAATGATTCTGCCTGAATGCCGCTATATGTGGGACGGCGTAGAAAAGGCAGATTCCATATTATTTAATCCTCATAAATGGTTAGGTGTAGCCTTTGATTGTACAGCTTATTTTGTACGTGACCCACAACATTTAATTCGAGTTATGTCTACTAATCCCACATATTTACAGACTAACGTTGATGGACAAGTAAATAATTTTAGGGATTGGGGCATTCAACTTGGACGACGTTTTCGCGCCCTTAAACTTTGGTTTTTAATTCGTGAGCAAGGTGTGTCGGGCCTACAAGGACGTATCAAACGAGATTTAGATAATGCTAATTGGTTAAAAGAACAAATTGAAACCAATCCCGAATGGGAAATTGTTGCCCCTGTGCTATTTCAAACCCTTTGTATAAGACATATACCTAAGCCTAATATGGATGAGCAAGCAATTGCTACACATAATTTAGCTTGGGTTAAAAGAATCAATGACTCTGGAAAAGCTTATTTAACGCCTTCTATAGTAAAAGGTAAACAAATTGTTCGTATTTCTATTGGTGCTGAAATGACTACTAAAGTAGAAGTTGAAAACTTGTGGTATTTAATACAACAAGTAGTTAAAGAATCTTAA